One part of the Sulfolobus tengchongensis genome encodes these proteins:
- a CDS encoding putative RNA uridine N3 methyltransferase, giving the protein MMFPFSRYKPLNVVLFMSTFDIENTLLEITLKLSFILRVTNTFRVNKIYWIKDSPKSERIAKIITEITRYTLSPPYLKKYIPYSKNLKKVGIMEPVTLPSHLIFRQITEGEIRIGHKGDFGINTKLNPDLKAILITDSLKLDYVPYNNLYYNGVKNEFIEFKNIFNFENLIIASRSGKNPLKNMEEIVNLYKRSGLTLVIGQPTGNLLHNLGKQYLEKSYNFVIKQGVSDVRVEEALAYSLSILNLLLS; this is encoded by the coding sequence ATAATGTTTCCTTTTTCACGTTATAAGCCGCTAAATGTAGTTCTTTTTATGTCAACTTTTGATATAGAAAACACACTTCTCGAAATTACATTGAAGCTTTCATTTATTCTCAGAGTTACAAATACATTTAGAGTCAATAAAATCTACTGGATAAAGGACTCTCCCAAATCTGAAAGAATAGCTAAAATAATCACAGAGATAACTAGGTATACATTATCGCCACCTTATCTCAAAAAGTATATTCCCTATAGTAAGAATTTAAAAAAGGTTGGTATAATGGAGCCTGTAACTCTTCCTTCGCACCTTATTTTTAGGCAGATTACAGAGGGCGAGATAAGAATAGGGCACAAAGGTGATTTTGGAATAAATACAAAATTAAATCCCGATCTAAAAGCTATTCTAATTACTGATTCATTAAAGCTAGACTATGTACCTTATAATAATTTGTACTATAACGGAGTGAAAAACGAATTTATAGAATTTAAAAATATATTTAATTTCGAAAATTTGATAATAGCGAGCAGAAGTGGAAAGAATCCTTTAAAAAATATGGAAGAAATAGTAAATTTATATAAGAGGTCTGGTTTAACATTAGTTATTGGGCAGCCTACTGGGAATTTGTTACATAATCTAGGTAAGCAATATTTAGAAAAGTCTTATAATTTTGTAATTAAACAAGGCGTCTCTGATGTAAGGGTTGAAGAAGCACTAGCTTATTCCCTATCTATCTTAAACCTCTTGTTAAGTTAG
- the ileS gene encoding isoleucine--tRNA ligase codes for MVKPLTGSYDPKKIEEEIIAYWDKNRIYNKLKSEVNKRKDKFLFIDGPPYPSSPVPHIGTIWNKVIKDCILRYERLLGKKVHDQPGYDTHGLPIEVATEKQLGISNKQEIIDKIGVENFINKCREFALSNASKMTQSFKDVGVFMDWENPYYTLDPSYISSSWSVIKKAFEKGMLSKGTAVLHWCPRCETTLSDYEVSEYKDLEDPSIYVKFKVKNEKNKYLLIWTTTPWTIPSNVFVMINKDYIYADVEINGEVLVIAKDRIEAVMQEAGVTKYKILRTYKGEELLGLKYEHPLRDVVNAQSKLDDFHQVVDAGEIVTLSEGTGLVHGATGHGEEDFAIGQRYGFPVVMFVNDRGEFTEMGGKYKGLKVREASEIIINDLKERNALFFEGKIVHRYPVCWRCKTPLILRAIDQWFIKVTKIKTEMLNEIEKVNWIPEWGKSRISNMVKELRDWVISRQRFWGTPLPIWICEKCGNIIVVGSKEELENVAIDPIPNDLHRPWIDNVRVKCNKCGGVAKRISDVADVWFDSGVAFFASLGKDWQEKWKELGPVDLVLEGHDQLRGWFFSLLRSGMILLDKAPYVSVLVHGFMLDEQGREMHKSLGNYVEPSVVIQQYGRDILRLWLLRNTTWEDARFSWRALELTKRDLQIIWNTYVFASMYMNLDNFDPTKYKLEDVIKYAKLEDLWILSRFNSILMKVNEAMKNYKVHELANYLMNFIVEDVSRFYIRLIRKRAWMEGYTQDKIAMYYILYHILKNWIILASTIIPFISEKIYKSFVVDSKESVSMEVIGNYDERLIDSELEKAFELAREISEAALNARAKAGLKLRWPLSKMYIFLEDENIILQVSKIKDVLLSLLNVKDLEINKIEEFRRFSKYKVEPNKSVIGKEYRSLAPKILAYISSNSDLVAKDILTKKQHIVKVDEMDIVINSSHVSISEETIEGYVSSRFNKGIIVISKEISEKEEEEGLVRDIIRRVQFMRKQLKLNVVDYIEISIKAPEERVYIIKRWEEYIKNETRANTLTLGEAKGDLVLDWDIEGESYIIGIKKAT; via the coding sequence GTGGTAAAGCCTCTTACTGGCAGTTATGATCCCAAAAAAATTGAAGAAGAAATAATAGCATATTGGGATAAAAATAGGATTTACAATAAATTAAAGAGCGAAGTAAACAAGAGAAAAGATAAATTCTTGTTTATAGATGGGCCACCATATCCTTCAAGTCCAGTTCCTCACATAGGGACAATATGGAATAAAGTCATAAAGGATTGCATATTGCGATATGAAAGGTTGTTAGGAAAAAAAGTTCATGATCAGCCCGGTTATGATACTCATGGTCTACCTATAGAAGTTGCCACTGAGAAACAATTAGGTATATCGAATAAGCAGGAGATCATTGATAAAATAGGTGTAGAGAATTTCATTAATAAATGCAGAGAATTTGCGCTGTCAAACGCCTCTAAGATGACGCAAAGTTTTAAGGATGTAGGAGTATTTATGGATTGGGAAAATCCATATTACACACTTGATCCTTCTTATATAAGTTCTTCATGGAGTGTAATTAAGAAAGCATTTGAAAAAGGTATGCTAAGTAAAGGTACCGCAGTTCTACATTGGTGTCCCAGATGCGAAACCACTCTATCAGACTATGAGGTTTCAGAATATAAAGATCTAGAAGATCCATCAATTTATGTTAAGTTTAAAGTCAAGAACGAGAAAAACAAATATCTATTAATATGGACTACTACACCTTGGACTATACCCTCTAATGTATTCGTAATGATAAATAAGGATTACATTTATGCTGACGTTGAGATTAATGGAGAAGTCCTAGTTATTGCTAAGGATCGTATAGAGGCAGTTATGCAAGAAGCAGGTGTTACTAAATATAAAATACTTAGAACGTATAAGGGTGAAGAACTACTTGGATTAAAATATGAACATCCATTAAGAGATGTAGTAAATGCGCAGAGTAAGTTAGATGATTTTCATCAAGTAGTGGATGCAGGTGAGATAGTCACCTTAAGTGAGGGTACTGGGCTTGTCCATGGTGCTACCGGTCATGGTGAAGAGGATTTTGCGATTGGTCAAAGATACGGTTTTCCAGTTGTAATGTTTGTAAACGATCGAGGAGAGTTTACTGAGATGGGCGGAAAATATAAGGGATTAAAAGTTAGAGAAGCGTCTGAAATTATTATTAATGATTTAAAGGAACGCAATGCATTATTCTTTGAAGGAAAAATAGTTCATCGTTATCCAGTTTGTTGGAGATGTAAGACTCCATTAATACTTAGGGCTATAGATCAGTGGTTCATCAAAGTTACTAAAATAAAGACCGAGATGCTTAATGAAATAGAGAAAGTTAATTGGATTCCTGAGTGGGGGAAATCCAGAATATCTAATATGGTTAAAGAACTTAGGGATTGGGTTATAAGTAGGCAGAGGTTCTGGGGGACTCCTCTCCCAATTTGGATTTGTGAGAAATGTGGCAACATTATAGTAGTAGGAAGTAAGGAAGAATTGGAAAACGTTGCGATTGATCCAATTCCCAACGATTTGCATAGACCATGGATAGATAACGTAAGGGTAAAATGTAATAAATGTGGAGGAGTTGCAAAAAGAATTTCTGATGTAGCTGATGTATGGTTTGATAGTGGGGTTGCCTTCTTTGCCAGTTTAGGTAAAGATTGGCAAGAAAAGTGGAAGGAATTAGGTCCAGTAGACTTAGTTTTGGAAGGACATGATCAATTAAGGGGTTGGTTCTTTAGCTTACTTAGATCCGGAATGATATTATTAGATAAAGCGCCATATGTTTCGGTATTAGTTCACGGTTTCATGCTTGACGAGCAAGGCAGAGAGATGCATAAAAGTCTAGGGAATTACGTTGAACCTTCAGTAGTGATTCAACAATATGGTAGAGATATACTACGTCTATGGCTACTTAGAAATACTACTTGGGAGGATGCTAGATTTTCGTGGAGAGCATTAGAACTTACTAAAAGGGACTTACAAATAATCTGGAATACATATGTTTTTGCTTCAATGTATATGAATTTAGATAACTTTGATCCTACTAAATATAAATTAGAGGATGTAATAAAATATGCCAAATTAGAAGACTTATGGATATTATCTAGGTTTAATTCAATATTAATGAAAGTAAATGAAGCTATGAAAAATTACAAGGTTCATGAATTGGCTAATTACCTAATGAACTTCATAGTGGAGGATGTTAGTAGGTTTTATATAAGGCTAATAAGGAAAAGAGCGTGGATGGAAGGATACACTCAAGATAAGATAGCGATGTATTATATTCTTTATCACATATTGAAGAATTGGATTATATTAGCTTCTACAATAATTCCATTTATATCGGAGAAAATTTATAAGTCATTTGTAGTTGATTCAAAAGAATCCGTCTCAATGGAAGTTATTGGCAATTATGATGAGAGGTTAATTGATAGTGAACTAGAGAAAGCTTTTGAGCTTGCTAGAGAGATAAGTGAAGCAGCATTAAATGCTAGAGCTAAAGCTGGGCTAAAGTTGAGATGGCCTTTATCGAAGATGTATATATTCCTAGAGGATGAAAATATTATTCTTCAAGTTAGTAAAATAAAAGACGTTTTGCTATCATTATTAAACGTCAAGGATCTAGAAATAAATAAAATTGAAGAATTTAGAAGATTTAGTAAATATAAGGTTGAGCCAAACAAGTCAGTTATAGGGAAAGAATATAGAAGTCTTGCACCTAAGATATTAGCCTATATTAGTAGTAACAGCGATTTAGTAGCTAAAGATATACTTACTAAAAAGCAACACATTGTTAAAGTCGATGAAATGGACATAGTAATTAATAGTTCGCACGTTTCTATCTCAGAAGAGACCATCGAGGGTTATGTCTCATCGAGGTTTAACAAAGGTATAATAGTTATAAGTAAAGAGATTTCAGAGAAAGAAGAGGAGGAAGGGTTAGTCAGAGACATAATCAGAAGAGTACAGTTCATGAGAAAACAACTGAAGCTAAACGTGGTTGATTACATCGAGATTAGCATAAAAGCCCCAGAGGAGAGAGTTTATATTATAAAGAGATGGGAAGAATATATCAAAAATGAGACTAGGGCTAATACTCTAACTTTAGGTGAGGCAAAGGGAGATCTCGTATTGGATTGGGATATAGAAGGAGAGTCTTATATAATAGGAATTAAGAAGGCTACATAA
- a CDS encoding isocitrate/isopropylmalate family dehydrogenase has translation MTFQIAVIPGDGVGQELYAESKKIIAKLIEKYNLNINLIEVEAGDIALSKYGEALPKQTLNVIDKADMILKGPVGESAMDVVVKLRQMYDMYANIRPAKSLPNVQSRYSNVDLLIVRENTEDLYKGFEFLASNGVAIAIKVITEYASRRIVNVALNYALMRRRKVTCVHKANVMRVTDGLFASVCREVLKGRVNFEEMYVDAAAANLVRDPTRFDVIVTTNVYGDILSDEASQIAGSLGLAPSANIGDKKSMFEPVHGAAFDIAGKGIVNPTAFLLSISMMFNRMYELSNDQKYMLASRSLENSIIEVYKKGDKLTPDVGGNAKLKDMIDDIYNHIV, from the coding sequence ATGACTTTTCAGATAGCTGTAATTCCAGGGGACGGAGTGGGTCAAGAATTATATGCCGAGAGCAAGAAAATTATTGCTAAATTGATAGAAAAATATAATTTAAATATCAACTTAATTGAGGTGGAGGCAGGGGATATAGCGTTAAGCAAATATGGCGAAGCTTTACCTAAACAAACCTTAAATGTTATAGATAAGGCAGACATGATCTTGAAAGGTCCTGTAGGAGAAAGTGCTATGGATGTTGTAGTTAAGTTAAGACAAATGTATGATATGTACGCGAATATTAGGCCTGCAAAATCCTTACCTAATGTGCAGTCAAGATATTCTAATGTGGATTTATTAATAGTGAGAGAGAATACTGAGGATTTGTATAAAGGGTTTGAATTCTTAGCGTCTAATGGAGTTGCTATAGCCATTAAAGTGATCACCGAGTACGCGTCTAGAAGAATAGTTAATGTTGCACTAAATTATGCTTTAATGAGACGTCGTAAAGTTACGTGTGTACATAAAGCTAATGTTATGAGAGTTACTGACGGTCTTTTTGCAAGTGTTTGTAGAGAAGTATTAAAGGGTAGAGTAAATTTTGAGGAGATGTACGTTGATGCAGCTGCTGCCAATTTAGTGAGAGATCCAACGAGATTTGATGTAATAGTTACTACTAATGTATATGGTGATATATTAAGTGACGAAGCTAGCCAGATAGCAGGAAGTCTTGGATTAGCACCGTCAGCGAATATTGGTGATAAGAAGTCAATGTTTGAACCAGTACATGGAGCAGCTTTTGATATTGCAGGTAAAGGTATAGTTAATCCTACTGCGTTCTTATTATCTATTTCGATGATGTTTAATAGAATGTACGAACTATCTAATGATCAGAAGTACATGCTAGCATCAAGATCTTTAGAGAACTCCATAATAGAAGTCTATAAAAAGGGAGATAAATTAACGCCAGATGTTGGTGGTAATGCTAAATTAAAGGACATGATAGATGACATATATAATCACATAGTATGA
- a CDS encoding DUF447 domain-containing protein: protein MKKFLKMFFPHDGIYEVLVGTSGIKPIIKPLGIIVNGNELNFRIYKNTLTFANLEKNNRCSIHITLDTSYFILSILEKINFDIDNEYNLPILKNLNIIYAECTRISNGDPSVFSVNPFDLEVNSITVPTAYNRGAFISVDLLVNYTRLDIYKGSELQRLINILSYEFSVVKRTSPYTANLLEEVENKVKSKGFKLD from the coding sequence ATGAAGAAGTTCTTAAAAATGTTCTTTCCGCATGACGGGATATACGAGGTGTTAGTAGGCACCTCTGGGATAAAGCCGATAATAAAGCCACTTGGTATAATAGTCAATGGAAACGAGCTTAATTTTAGAATATATAAAAATACCTTAACTTTCGCTAATTTAGAGAAAAATAATAGATGTTCTATACATATTACGCTTGATACCAGTTATTTTATTTTATCTATATTAGAGAAAATAAACTTTGATATAGATAACGAGTATAATTTACCTATACTTAAGAATTTAAATATAATATATGCTGAATGTACAAGGATTTCTAATGGCGATCCGTCCGTATTTTCCGTTAATCCATTTGATTTAGAGGTAAATTCTATTACTGTACCTACTGCTTATAATAGAGGAGCTTTTATTTCAGTTGATCTGCTTGTGAATTATACTAGGTTAGACATATATAAGGGTAGTGAACTGCAAAGACTTATTAATATTCTAAGCTATGAATTCAGCGTTGTGAAGCGAACATCTCCGTATACCGCTAATCTTTTAGAGGAAGTAGAGAACAAAGTGAAATCAAAAGGTTTTAAGCTAGACTAG
- a CDS encoding M28 family peptidase: MLLERLKALSKYDEIITGSSAEIKIVREIKKILEEKSDEIRTTPIRVLNWEQKDLLFECESKIIDALALPYSLSIDIEANIINNFQECNERSFIKIKIENLYEINKLYIKAVESKCAGIIFSLDNEKRKFVIKYGDLINYKPSYPPPIPAIYVRENDFINVKGKCRLLLKTDINPFATGYIIEGIKNSKDENKVIHITAHHDHWFKGERDNLLAVALMPELYSNLYETHLITFTAEESGSVYFSTFSWSHGSREFLRNYNKDIHNIIMNINLDNISEEDIIIKALPGLSAFSKKYFSNIVTTPEIYSDGYSYVKRGIPSITIESLGNTHYHGEYDIIDKGDNKALINANIIINSINRMINENIEYKLEEMQEQLKEDMKSLPVKLKSYLVNTIDLLEKNSIEMYRNILSFYGGVLSLDKPYAKVELFHKIRGLDEAKNSKDTVCIEDLGCIRKLRNDEIYSRYYSYYINELKEIIVTEYIDKLYLLLKKLL; the protein is encoded by the coding sequence ATGTTACTAGAACGTCTAAAAGCCTTATCTAAATATGACGAAATAATAACAGGATCTAGCGCTGAAATAAAAATTGTAAGAGAGATTAAAAAAATTTTGGAGGAAAAAAGCGATGAGATTAGAACTACACCAATTAGAGTACTTAATTGGGAGCAGAAAGATCTTCTCTTTGAATGTGAGTCAAAAATTATAGATGCTCTAGCATTACCTTACTCATTGTCTATAGATATTGAAGCAAATATAATAAATAATTTCCAAGAATGTAATGAAAGAAGCTTTATAAAAATAAAAATAGAAAATTTATACGAGATCAATAAGCTCTATATTAAAGCAGTTGAAAGTAAATGTGCGGGAATTATCTTTTCTCTGGATAATGAAAAAAGAAAATTTGTAATAAAATATGGGGATCTGATAAACTATAAACCCAGCTACCCCCCTCCTATACCAGCAATATACGTCAGAGAAAACGATTTTATTAATGTCAAAGGAAAATGCAGATTATTGCTAAAAACTGATATAAATCCGTTTGCTACGGGTTATATAATTGAAGGAATTAAAAATTCAAAAGATGAGAATAAAGTTATACATATCACCGCACATCATGACCACTGGTTTAAAGGAGAAAGAGACAATCTCTTAGCAGTAGCTTTAATGCCAGAATTATACTCTAATCTTTATGAAACGCATTTAATTACATTTACTGCAGAAGAATCAGGTTCTGTTTACTTCTCCACGTTCTCATGGTCACATGGCTCTAGAGAGTTCTTAAGGAATTATAATAAGGACATACACAATATAATAATGAATATCAATTTGGATAACATAAGTGAAGAGGACATAATAATAAAGGCCCTGCCTGGACTTTCAGCTTTCTCTAAAAAATATTTTAGTAATATAGTAACCACACCAGAAATTTATAGTGATGGGTACTCTTATGTAAAGAGAGGAATCCCGAGCATAACAATAGAAAGCCTAGGTAACACGCATTATCATGGAGAGTATGACATAATAGATAAGGGGGACAATAAAGCTCTGATTAATGCTAACATTATAATAAATAGTATAAATAGAATGATTAATGAAAATATAGAATATAAATTGGAAGAAATGCAAGAACAATTAAAGGAAGATATGAAATCATTACCAGTCAAACTAAAATCATATCTGGTCAATACCATAGATCTACTAGAAAAGAATTCAATAGAGATGTATAGAAATATCTTGAGTTTTTATGGTGGAGTGTTATCTCTTGATAAACCATACGCTAAAGTTGAGTTATTTCATAAGATTAGAGGACTAGATGAGGCAAAGAACAGTAAAGATACCGTATGCATAGAAGACTTAGGTTGTATAAGAAAATTGAGAAATGATGAGATATATAGCAGATATTACTCATATTACATTAATGAATTAAAAGAAATAATAGTGACAGAGTACATTGACAAATTATATCTATTGTTAAAGAAACTCCTCTAG
- a CDS encoding HAD family hydrolase, whose amino-acid sequence MSVNYKIFNNVKAVLFDFDDTLVNFSSKAKEALDAVSKDIYIYIKENYNQELDINIIKKLVEAESSRLDREGEYNRNKWWESVLRALNINYVDRTQLYDWTNLYWSIASQVEPYEDANEIIEYLDSKGYKLGIITNSDGEGGNKNKRLANFPQINKFDVIIIAGEGGIRPKPNLEPFIVACERLSVPPNTCVFVGDEPIKDCLAAKKANMISVLMDREGKIKDAELYADFVISSLTQLEEFL is encoded by the coding sequence TTGTCAGTTAACTATAAAATATTCAATAATGTAAAGGCAGTACTTTTTGATTTTGATGATACGCTAGTTAATTTTAGTTCTAAGGCTAAGGAAGCATTAGATGCAGTAAGTAAAGATATATATATTTATATAAAAGAGAATTATAATCAAGAGTTAGATATAAATATAATTAAAAAATTAGTTGAGGCTGAGAGTAGTAGACTGGATAGAGAGGGTGAATATAATAGAAATAAATGGTGGGAAAGTGTACTGAGAGCGTTAAACATTAATTATGTGGATAGAACTCAACTTTATGATTGGACTAACCTTTATTGGTCTATAGCAAGCCAAGTAGAACCTTACGAGGACGCAAATGAAATTATAGAATATTTAGATAGTAAGGGATATAAATTGGGTATAATTACTAACAGTGATGGAGAAGGCGGGAACAAAAATAAGAGATTGGCTAACTTTCCTCAAATAAATAAATTTGATGTGATAATAATAGCTGGAGAGGGTGGTATAAGGCCAAAGCCTAATCTAGAACCATTTATAGTAGCATGTGAGAGACTTTCAGTACCACCAAACACATGTGTATTTGTCGGGGACGAACCAATAAAAGATTGCCTAGCTGCTAAAAAGGCCAATATGATTAGTGTACTTATGGATAGAGAGGGTAAGATTAAAGATGCTGAACTTTACGCAGATTTTGTCATATCTAGCCTTACTCAACTAGAGGAGTTTCTTTAA
- a CDS encoding elongation factor EF-2, translated as MPRYKTVEQVLSLMKDRTRVRNIGIIAHVDHGKTTTSDTLLAAAGIISPKVAGEALALDYLSVEQQRGITVKAANISLYHEVEGKGYVINLIDTPGHVDFSGRVTRSLRVLDGSIVVVDAVEGIMTQTETVLRQSLEERVRPILFINKVDRLVKELKLSPQEMLNRLLDIIRQVNNLIDMYGEPEFKEKWMINPQAGNVIFGSAKDKWGFSLPMAQKKGINMKNVIDAYTASDKSKIEELASQVPIHEALLDAAIKFVPNPIEAQKYRIPKIWKGDLDNEVAKAMLNADPNGPIVFMITDMKVDPHAGLVATGRVFSGTLRSGEELWLVNAKTSQRILQVSLYMGPTRELAEEIPAGNIAAVLGLDRARSGETAISVSFNNVQGSFERLHYISEPVVTIAVEPKNPKDLTKMIDALRKLSIEDPNLVVKINEETGEYLLSGMGFLHLEVSLQLLRENYGIDVVTTPPIVVYRESIRTKSQVFEGKSPNKHNKFYLSVEPLNEKTIELISNGTIREDMDNKEMAKILRDEASWDYDEAKRIIAIDENVNVFIDLTSGVQHLREVMDTVIQGFRLAMKEGPLAHEPIRGVKVILHDALIHEDPAHRGPAQIYPAVRNSIFAGFLTSRPTLLEPIQKLDIRVPADLIGNVTAVITRKRGKILDVSQIANMSRIIAEIPVSESYDMASELRGATGGRAFWGTEFSRWAPVPDSILLDVIAKIRERKGLPKELPKVEDFLS; from the coding sequence TTGCCTAGATATAAGACAGTAGAGCAAGTTCTAAGCCTAATGAAAGATAGAACAAGAGTTAGAAATATAGGTATAATCGCGCACGTAGATCATGGTAAGACAACAACTAGCGATACGCTATTAGCGGCTGCTGGTATAATTTCACCTAAAGTTGCTGGCGAGGCTTTAGCATTAGATTATTTAAGTGTAGAGCAACAAAGAGGAATAACAGTAAAGGCAGCTAACATAAGCTTATACCACGAGGTAGAAGGTAAAGGTTACGTTATTAACTTAATTGACACTCCGGGTCACGTTGATTTTAGTGGGAGAGTTACAAGAAGCTTAAGAGTACTAGATGGGTCGATAGTGGTTGTAGATGCAGTAGAAGGAATTATGACTCAAACTGAAACAGTACTAAGGCAGAGTTTAGAGGAGAGAGTAAGGCCTATCTTATTCATTAATAAGGTGGATAGGCTAGTAAAAGAGTTGAAACTAAGCCCACAGGAAATGCTAAATAGGTTGCTAGACATAATCAGGCAAGTTAATAATCTAATTGATATGTATGGAGAACCAGAATTCAAGGAAAAATGGATGATCAATCCACAAGCTGGTAACGTAATATTTGGCTCTGCTAAGGATAAATGGGGATTCAGTTTACCCATGGCACAGAAAAAAGGTATTAATATGAAAAATGTTATTGATGCGTATACTGCTTCTGACAAATCTAAAATTGAAGAGTTAGCTTCGCAAGTACCAATTCATGAGGCCTTATTAGATGCTGCGATAAAATTTGTTCCTAATCCTATCGAGGCTCAAAAGTATAGGATTCCAAAGATTTGGAAAGGTGATTTAGATAATGAAGTAGCAAAAGCGATGTTAAATGCAGATCCTAATGGCCCTATTGTTTTCATGATAACAGATATGAAAGTTGATCCACATGCAGGATTAGTAGCAACAGGTAGAGTGTTCTCTGGCACTTTAAGATCTGGAGAAGAATTATGGTTAGTCAACGCAAAAACCTCACAGAGGATCCTTCAAGTGAGCTTGTACATGGGTCCCACTAGGGAACTTGCGGAAGAAATCCCGGCTGGTAACATTGCAGCAGTACTTGGTTTAGATAGAGCAAGATCTGGAGAAACAGCAATTTCTGTATCCTTCAATAATGTTCAAGGAAGCTTTGAGAGGTTACACTATATATCAGAGCCAGTGGTTACTATAGCTGTAGAACCTAAGAATCCTAAAGACTTAACAAAGATGATTGATGCGCTGAGAAAACTAAGCATTGAAGATCCAAACCTTGTGGTAAAAATAAATGAGGAAACTGGTGAGTATTTACTCTCTGGTATGGGTTTCCTGCACTTAGAGGTTTCGTTGCAATTGTTACGTGAAAATTACGGCATTGATGTAGTTACTACTCCACCTATCGTCGTCTATAGGGAGAGTATAAGGACTAAGAGTCAAGTGTTCGAAGGGAAATCTCCAAATAAGCATAATAAATTCTATCTAAGTGTAGAACCTCTAAATGAGAAGACGATAGAACTAATAAGTAATGGTACTATAAGGGAGGATATGGACAATAAGGAAATGGCTAAGATATTAAGAGATGAGGCAAGCTGGGATTATGATGAAGCTAAGAGAATTATTGCAATAGATGAGAACGTTAATGTCTTTATAGATCTGACAAGTGGTGTTCAACATTTAAGGGAGGTTATGGATACAGTTATTCAAGGATTTAGATTAGCTATGAAGGAAGGTCCTTTAGCGCACGAACCTATCAGAGGTGTTAAGGTGATTTTACATGATGCTTTAATTCATGAGGATCCTGCTCACAGAGGTCCCGCTCAAATATATCCTGCAGTTAGGAATTCAATATTTGCCGGGTTCTTGACATCAAGACCGACTTTACTTGAGCCAATACAAAAACTAGATATAAGGGTGCCAGCAGACCTTATTGGTAACGTTACCGCTGTTATAACGAGGAAAAGAGGAAAAATACTTGATGTCTCGCAAATAGCTAATATGTCTAGAATAATAGCAGAAATTCCAGTTTCAGAATCATATGATATGGCAAGTGAGTTGAGAGGAGCTACTGGAGGTAGAGCTTTCTGGGGCACAGAATTTAGCAGATGGGCACCAGTGCCCGATAGCATTTTGTTGGATGTAATAGCTAAAATTAGAGAGAGAAAAGGACTACCTAAGGAATTACCTAAAGTAGAAGATTTCTTGTCGTGA
- the xpf gene encoding 3'-flap repair endonuclease Xpf has product MVIRIYVDDREKVSGIPELLKELGITVIFSQLSVADYVIAESVAVERKSVSDLVNSVFDKRFFDQISRLADAYETPILIVEGDINDIRKITEKWRAINNALISVTVDYNVKVFYSRDKKDTAEILKKLAEKYQFEDSKGKKISLHNKAKLEDISDIQLYIVESFPNVGSVLAQRLLLKFNTIQNICNASIADLEKALGSRKKAEDIYKILRTPYLQATTNNNDNKKGASLFDFL; this is encoded by the coding sequence ATGGTAATTAGAATTTACGTTGATGATAGGGAGAAGGTTAGTGGTATACCAGAACTACTAAAAGAGCTAGGCATAACTGTAATATTTTCACAACTCAGTGTAGCTGATTATGTAATAGCTGAGAGTGTTGCAGTAGAGAGAAAGTCAGTAAGCGATTTAGTTAATTCAGTTTTTGATAAAAGATTTTTTGATCAAATAAGTAGGCTTGCTGATGCATATGAAACTCCTATATTAATTGTAGAGGGAGATATAAATGATATCAGGAAAATAACTGAAAAATGGCGTGCAATTAACAATGCCTTAATCTCTGTTACAGTTGATTATAATGTTAAAGTTTTCTATTCACGAGATAAGAAAGATACGGCGGAAATTCTAAAGAAACTTGCCGAGAAATATCAATTTGAAGATAGTAAAGGGAAAAAGATTAGTTTGCATAATAAGGCTAAATTGGAGGATATTTCCGACATTCAGCTTTATATTGTTGAATCTTTTCCTAATGTGGGTTCAGTTCTAGCTCAAAGGTTACTTCTTAAATTTAACACAATTCAGAATATATGTAATGCATCTATAGCAGATTTGGAAAAAGCTCTAGGTAGTAGAAAAAAAGCAGAAGACATATATAAAATTTTAAGAACTCCATATTTGCAAGCTACAACTAATAATAATGATAATAAAAAGGGAGCCTCTTTATTTGATTTCCTTTAA